A part of Jiangella alba genomic DNA contains:
- a CDS encoding CHAP domain-containing protein: MAQGSVAAGGAVVARRTKTKPARTPGGKGSGRVRKWILGIALLTVFGVVGAASLAFVPVATVMALWCEITDRAPLAECTMTPGGDVCTGGATLANVPEPWAEIFTSAGDEFSIDPAYLAAIYLTENGNTWKDLDTDWPSSGCCFGPMQFNLGAGTWDAYKYSAGGGPPDYMDPGDAVFTAANLFTHTDGVYGSVTAETPLGDAARWDPGTFVYSAASYNAGPAGNWNNDETRRYVENVHALISSNFTQGGTGDYGQYATYPPPSGMGIGEGGDGDQGEGGGWAGCGGISGGGLDGVVRIAEQEYAKGIVEQPLGSNCGPTITDTYIASGCEQWCADFVSWVYLEAGIPFQPEAGTQMYFWRHQWQIPAVIGMKAWFESGGQGQEFIPVGSAGPTKPPRPGDVMIYSGHVSIVVEVDEASRTLVTIGGNENDSVQRSPGTFSVGPSGPVLGYGRMNP; the protein is encoded by the coding sequence ATGGCACAGGGTTCGGTCGCCGCCGGCGGGGCCGTCGTCGCCAGGCGCACCAAGACGAAGCCGGCGCGCACGCCGGGCGGCAAGGGCTCCGGCCGGGTCCGCAAGTGGATCCTGGGCATCGCGCTGCTGACGGTGTTCGGCGTCGTCGGCGCGGCGTCGCTGGCGTTCGTCCCCGTCGCGACGGTCATGGCGCTCTGGTGCGAGATCACCGACCGCGCGCCGCTGGCCGAGTGCACCATGACCCCCGGCGGCGACGTCTGCACCGGCGGTGCCACGCTGGCCAACGTCCCCGAGCCGTGGGCCGAGATCTTCACCTCCGCCGGCGACGAGTTCAGCATCGACCCCGCCTACCTCGCGGCCATCTACCTCACCGAGAACGGCAACACCTGGAAAGACCTCGACACCGACTGGCCGAGCTCCGGCTGCTGCTTCGGCCCCATGCAGTTCAACCTCGGCGCCGGCACCTGGGACGCGTACAAGTACAGCGCCGGTGGCGGTCCACCCGACTACATGGACCCCGGCGACGCCGTCTTCACCGCGGCGAACCTCTTCACCCATACCGACGGCGTCTACGGCAGCGTCACCGCCGAGACGCCGCTGGGCGACGCCGCCCGCTGGGATCCGGGCACCTTCGTCTACTCCGCCGCCAGCTACAACGCCGGACCGGCGGGCAACTGGAACAACGACGAGACCAGGCGCTACGTCGAGAACGTGCACGCGCTCATCTCGTCCAACTTCACCCAGGGCGGCACCGGCGACTACGGCCAGTACGCCACCTATCCGCCGCCGAGCGGCATGGGCATCGGCGAGGGCGGCGACGGCGACCAGGGCGAGGGCGGCGGCTGGGCCGGCTGCGGCGGCATCAGCGGCGGCGGCCTCGACGGCGTCGTGCGCATCGCGGAGCAGGAGTACGCCAAGGGCATCGTCGAACAGCCGCTGGGCAGCAACTGCGGGCCGACCATCACCGACACCTACATCGCCAGCGGCTGCGAGCAGTGGTGCGCCGACTTCGTCAGCTGGGTCTACCTCGAGGCCGGCATCCCGTTCCAACCCGAAGCCGGTACCCAGATGTACTTCTGGCGACATCAGTGGCAGATCCCGGCCGTCATCGGCATGAAGGCGTGGTTCGAGTCCGGCGGGCAGGGCCAGGAGTTCATCCCCGTCGGCAGCGCCGGCCCCACGAAGCCGCCCCGCCCCGGCGACGTCATGATCTACTCCGGGCACGTGAGCATCGTGGTCGAGGTCGACGAAGCCAGCCGCACGCTGGTCACCATCGGCGGCAACGAGAACGACAGCGTCCAGCGCTCGCCCGGCACGTTCAGCGTCGGGCCGAGCGGCCCGGTGCTCGGCTACGGGCGGATGAACCCATGA
- a CDS encoding GNAT family N-acetyltransferase — MTNDLVLRTATDADYAELEAHIANAFLEDVDEDTADHNRMIFEPGRTQLMTDAGRIVGSGLILTRDLSVPGGVIPAAHVTGVGVASTHRRRGVLTTLMNAMLTEAHDRGTEPLAVLWASEGAIYGRYGYGLASWRVSYEIGSRDITVGGSTPDGGRLRTAATRDVLDDVRAVFDRVLVQRPGLSTRPGQWWEYLTADPKGWRRGMSSERTVVYEDDGGVRGYARYRLKSGWNETGPDGEVRVTELLAETPEAHAALWRFLTSVDLVRTVKYAHGPVDDPLPHLVNNPDALVGSAGASLWVRILDVAGALAARRYAAPVDVVLEVTDPTFAGNTGRWRLVADDAKADVTPTDADADLALDVRALGSLYLGGVSAATLAAGGLVTERTPGSVARLSTAFGWHRAPVTVEVF, encoded by the coding sequence GTGACGAACGACCTGGTCCTGCGCACAGCCACCGACGCCGACTACGCCGAGTTGGAAGCCCACATCGCCAACGCGTTCCTCGAGGACGTCGACGAAGACACCGCCGACCACAACCGGATGATCTTCGAGCCCGGCCGCACCCAACTGATGACCGACGCCGGGCGCATCGTGGGCTCGGGCCTCATCCTCACGCGCGATCTCAGCGTGCCCGGCGGCGTCATCCCGGCCGCCCACGTCACCGGGGTCGGCGTCGCGTCGACGCACCGCCGGCGCGGCGTGCTGACGACGCTCATGAACGCCATGCTGACCGAGGCGCACGACCGCGGCACCGAGCCGCTCGCCGTGCTCTGGGCCAGCGAGGGCGCCATCTACGGGCGCTACGGCTACGGCCTGGCGTCGTGGCGGGTGTCGTACGAGATCGGCAGCCGCGACATCACCGTCGGAGGCAGCACGCCCGACGGCGGGCGGCTGCGGACGGCCGCCACCCGCGACGTCCTCGACGACGTCCGGGCGGTGTTCGACCGCGTGCTGGTGCAGCGTCCCGGCCTGTCCACCCGGCCGGGCCAGTGGTGGGAGTACCTCACCGCCGACCCGAAGGGCTGGCGGCGCGGCATGTCGTCCGAGCGCACCGTCGTGTACGAGGACGACGGCGGTGTGCGCGGCTACGCCCGGTACCGCCTCAAGTCGGGCTGGAACGAGACCGGCCCCGACGGTGAGGTCCGGGTCACCGAGCTGCTCGCCGAGACGCCCGAGGCGCACGCCGCGCTCTGGCGGTTCCTGACCTCGGTCGACCTCGTCCGCACGGTCAAGTACGCCCACGGCCCCGTCGACGACCCGCTGCCGCACCTGGTCAACAACCCCGACGCGCTGGTCGGGTCGGCCGGCGCCTCGCTGTGGGTCCGCATCCTCGACGTCGCGGGCGCGCTCGCCGCCCGGCGCTACGCCGCGCCCGTCGACGTCGTGCTCGAGGTCACCGACCCCACGTTCGCCGGCAACACCGGCCGCTGGCGGCTGGTCGCCGACGACGCCAAGGCCGACGTCACGCCCACCGACGCCGACGCCGACCTCGCCCTGGACGTCCGCGCGCTCGGCTCGCTCTACCTCGGCGGCGTCTCGGCGGCCACGCTGGCGGCCGGCGGCCTGGTGACCGAGCGCACCCCCGGCTCCGTCGCGCGCCTCTCGACGGCGTTCGGCTGGCACCGGGCGCCGGTCACGGTAGAGGTCTTCTGA
- a CDS encoding J domain-containing protein, with translation MPDLDYYELLEVPPTATAAEIKDAYRRAVRTAHPDVGGTTAMFRQITTAYETLSDPVRRADYDAGLVHPGARTTDVWPDDLDAEAPQPADPGWGHEASWDAADGRPDTYVGDPDAWIHGRRGLLVIELSWTVVAAIFAFGVVILLYTPEWLRPGAAGPDLLSWYGEQPVVRLVSVVAYLAILGSVWADSARALVAVHAAFALLLVGWVVAYWGIATTPERWWFGAGVVLWLLYNVLLTATVYLSGAREEFAAHRRRSDPSQVSDLTRWARTDAGGRAVQIGYGVLAVTFVFLAVVLLVANGLIRPAAAGPDALDVGLRYPLAVAIVVVLYGYIAYISIGHRSGLELVFVPVAIGLLAWPLAYWDLATTSERWLFGLVVVAWALHVAAMYATSSLIDRRRPTPEWTR, from the coding sequence GTGCCCGACCTCGACTACTACGAACTCCTCGAGGTGCCGCCCACGGCGACCGCCGCGGAGATCAAGGACGCGTACCGGCGCGCCGTGCGCACGGCGCATCCGGACGTCGGCGGCACGACCGCCATGTTCCGCCAGATCACCACCGCCTACGAGACGCTGAGCGACCCGGTACGCCGGGCCGACTACGACGCGGGGCTGGTACACCCCGGTGCCCGCACCACCGATGTCTGGCCCGACGATCTGGACGCCGAGGCTCCCCAACCCGCAGACCCGGGTTGGGGACACGAGGCGTCGTGGGACGCGGCGGACGGGCGGCCGGACACTTATGTGGGCGACCCGGATGCGTGGATCCACGGGAGGCGTGGGCTCCTCGTCATCGAGCTGTCCTGGACGGTCGTCGCGGCCATCTTCGCCTTCGGCGTGGTGATCCTCCTCTACACGCCCGAATGGCTACGGCCCGGCGCGGCCGGTCCCGATCTGCTGTCCTGGTACGGCGAGCAGCCCGTTGTGCGCCTGGTCTCGGTCGTCGCCTACCTGGCGATCCTCGGATCGGTGTGGGCCGATTCGGCCCGTGCCCTCGTCGCAGTTCACGCCGCCTTCGCCCTGCTACTGGTGGGCTGGGTCGTAGCGTACTGGGGAATCGCGACGACACCGGAACGCTGGTGGTTCGGCGCCGGAGTCGTGCTGTGGCTGTTGTACAACGTCCTCCTGACCGCGACCGTCTATCTCTCCGGGGCGCGTGAGGAGTTCGCAGCGCATCGACGCCGATCAGATCCATCGCAGGTCAGTGACCTGACGCGGTGGGCGCGGACGGACGCGGGCGGCCGCGCCGTGCAGATCGGCTACGGCGTGCTCGCGGTCACGTTCGTGTTCCTGGCAGTGGTCCTGCTCGTGGCGAACGGCCTCATCCGGCCGGCGGCCGCCGGTCCCGACGCGCTCGACGTCGGGCTGCGGTACCCGCTCGCCGTGGCGATCGTGGTGGTGCTGTACGGCTATATCGCCTACATCTCGATCGGGCACCGCAGCGGCCTGGAGCTCGTGTTCGTTCCCGTGGCCATTGGCCTGCTCGCATGGCCGCTGGCGTACTGGGACCTTGCGACGACCAGCGAGCGGTGGCTGTTCGGCCTGGTCGTGGTGGCTTGGGCGCTCCACGTCGCAGCGATGTACGCGACCTCGTCGCTGATCGATCGGCGCCGGCCGACGCCGGAGTGGACGCGGTAG
- a CDS encoding FtsK/SpoIIIE domain-containing protein: MRVSALHLGLLRGPGPDDDGPAALAHAVQATEDAALHLRTLAHAAAERERRRLADDQQAIARDSRRRQARSHASLLAAADRVRLDITELLGRGPGYAHEGWESPLWAEPYDQPVDVTQVVRAATLGLASPSNIVELPFVLPALGGNVVITHAPGGRAPAHNLAQAFVTRALASALPGSLRLHLLDPGGLGQNLGVLSRLPEPLVAGGVRATHEEVSAELRALREHVHRLNSQVLLGDDDSLVTRLREGNAQGIPCSLVLAAGLGPHLTADDAQQLWSLARTGNRCGVAVVAVIDTGRELPQGVALADLLEHAEHLHVDHEGGATWASSPPALLHHARVRCPNPPGSAQHRFLTTILAPAVRRGVNRPVVLGDLLAAERPGAGTTHTRIAATVGQAADGSALELAVGDDEGVAIGGIVVGPSGSGKTTLLHAFIHALAHRYPPEEVELYLLDMKAGVEFAEYAPRPGRPALPHVRAVGIEADATFALGVLQHLAAVDAQRKQLFKEASAASGREIKNIAQYREATGEVLPRVLFVADEFQLMLAGPTEDAAWNTLDVLVKQGRSQGVHVLLATQSLNSVGTGRAAQKASVFDQLELRVGLRCKPDELSLLLDRTVRDRLDTGRRGSGVLNHARGDRDADQLFQGGLLDADDRRRIRDSVVARFGPDPRIRVSRGTGGVELADAAPVLASAPSPTVYVGAPVGVSPPLVGVPARAGDGRGLLLAGRDEAHAVGAVSAMLAGLALQPGSDDAGFVVVDLLPPRIPGRRPLDQVVEWLGPRVEVLDESQLDDLPRVATRPSGPVFVAVLGLQYSGVEAPLYSDEPHPLGWLCGTGPALSVFPLIWLDTPDRMRKLGQHGERLQLRADAGGDLIDTTSFLRVRPPFPASRGRLWFHDLAGDADPVLLDPLQVGAVLPDPRPAAPHGGPAPDAAGPHGAGEAPATGFGATP, translated from the coding sequence CCGAGCGCGAACGTCGCCGGCTCGCCGACGACCAGCAGGCCATCGCCCGCGACTCCCGGCGCAGGCAGGCCCGGTCGCACGCGTCGCTGCTGGCCGCCGCCGACCGCGTCCGCCTCGACATCACCGAACTGCTCGGCCGCGGCCCCGGCTACGCGCACGAGGGCTGGGAGTCCCCGCTCTGGGCCGAGCCGTACGACCAACCCGTCGACGTCACCCAGGTCGTGCGTGCCGCCACGCTCGGGCTCGCGTCGCCGAGCAACATCGTCGAGCTGCCGTTCGTGCTGCCCGCGCTCGGCGGCAACGTCGTCATCACGCACGCACCCGGCGGCCGCGCGCCGGCGCACAACCTCGCGCAGGCGTTCGTCACCCGTGCGCTCGCGTCCGCGCTGCCCGGCTCGCTGCGGCTGCACCTGCTCGACCCCGGCGGGCTCGGGCAGAACCTCGGCGTCCTCAGCCGGCTGCCCGAGCCGCTGGTCGCCGGCGGCGTGCGGGCCACCCACGAGGAGGTCTCGGCCGAGCTGCGGGCGCTGCGCGAGCACGTCCACCGGCTCAACAGCCAGGTGCTGCTCGGCGACGACGACTCCCTGGTCACCCGCTTGCGCGAGGGCAACGCGCAGGGCATCCCGTGCTCGCTGGTGCTCGCGGCCGGGCTGGGCCCGCACCTCACCGCCGACGACGCCCAGCAGCTCTGGTCGCTGGCGCGCACGGGCAACCGCTGCGGCGTCGCCGTGGTCGCCGTCATCGACACCGGGCGCGAGCTGCCGCAGGGCGTCGCGCTCGCCGACCTCCTCGAGCACGCCGAACACCTGCACGTCGACCACGAGGGCGGCGCCACCTGGGCGTCGTCGCCGCCGGCGCTGCTGCACCACGCGCGGGTGCGCTGCCCCAACCCACCCGGCTCGGCGCAGCACCGGTTCCTCACCACCATCCTGGCCCCGGCGGTCCGTCGCGGCGTCAACCGCCCGGTCGTGCTCGGCGACCTGCTGGCCGCCGAGCGTCCCGGCGCCGGCACCACCCACACCCGCATCGCCGCCACCGTCGGCCAGGCCGCCGACGGCTCCGCCCTCGAGCTCGCGGTCGGCGACGACGAAGGCGTGGCCATCGGCGGCATCGTCGTCGGGCCGTCCGGCTCCGGCAAGACGACGCTGCTGCACGCCTTCATCCACGCGCTCGCGCACCGGTACCCGCCCGAGGAGGTCGAGCTGTACCTCCTCGACATGAAGGCCGGCGTCGAGTTCGCCGAGTACGCGCCCCGGCCCGGGCGGCCCGCGCTGCCGCACGTGCGCGCCGTCGGCATCGAGGCCGACGCCACCTTCGCGCTCGGCGTCCTGCAGCACCTCGCCGCCGTCGACGCCCAGCGCAAGCAGCTGTTCAAAGAGGCGTCCGCCGCCAGCGGCCGCGAGATCAAGAACATCGCCCAGTACCGCGAGGCCACCGGTGAGGTGCTGCCGCGGGTGCTGTTCGTCGCCGACGAGTTCCAGCTCATGCTCGCCGGGCCCACCGAGGACGCCGCCTGGAACACCCTCGACGTCCTGGTCAAGCAGGGCCGCAGCCAGGGCGTCCACGTGCTGCTGGCCACGCAGAGCCTCAACTCCGTCGGCACCGGCCGGGCCGCCCAGAAGGCGTCCGTCTTCGACCAGCTCGAGCTGCGGGTCGGGCTGCGGTGCAAGCCCGACGAACTCAGCCTGCTGCTCGACCGCACCGTCCGCGACCGCCTCGACACCGGCCGCCGCGGCTCCGGCGTGCTCAACCACGCGCGCGGCGACAGAGACGCCGACCAGCTGTTTCAGGGCGGGCTGCTCGACGCCGACGACCGCCGCCGCATCCGCGACTCCGTCGTCGCCCGGTTCGGCCCCGATCCCCGCATCCGCGTCAGCCGCGGCACCGGCGGCGTCGAGCTGGCCGACGCCGCGCCCGTGCTGGCGTCCGCCCCTTCGCCCACCGTCTACGTCGGCGCGCCCGTGGGTGTCTCGCCGCCGCTGGTGGGGGTGCCGGCCCGTGCCGGCGACGGGCGCGGGCTGCTGCTGGCCGGCCGCGACGAAGCCCACGCCGTCGGCGCCGTCAGCGCCATGCTGGCCGGGCTCGCCCTGCAGCCCGGTTCCGACGACGCCGGCTTCGTCGTCGTCGATCTCCTGCCCCCGCGCATCCCCGGCCGCCGCCCCCTCGACCAGGTGGTCGAATGGCTCGGCCCGCGGGTCGAGGTGCTGGACGAGTCCCAGCTCGACGACCTCCCCCGCGTCGCCACCCGCCCATCCGGCCCGGTGTTCGTCGCCGTCCTCGGCCTGCAGTACTCCGGCGTCGAGGCGCCGCTCTACTCCGACGAGCCCCACCCGCTAGGCTGGCTGTGCGGCACCGGGCCGGCGTTGTCGGTGTTCCCGCTCATCTGGCTCGACACCCCCGACCGGATGCGCAAGCTCGGCCAGCACGGCGAACGGCTGCAGCTGCGGGCCGACGCCGGCGGAGACCTCATCGACACCACCTCCTTCCTCCGCGTCCGCCCACCCTTCCCCGCGTCGCGTGGGCGCCTCTGGTTCCACGACCTCGCCGGCGACGCCGACCCCGTCCTGCTCGATCCCCTCCAGGTCGGCGCCGTCCTCCCCGATCCCCGTCCGGCTGCACCCCATGGCGGGCCTGCCCCCGACGCCGCCGGGCCGCACGGCGCTGGCGAGGCGCCCGCCACCGGGTTCGGAGCGACGCCATGA